One genomic window of Gossypium hirsutum isolate 1008001.06 chromosome D11, Gossypium_hirsutum_v2.1, whole genome shotgun sequence includes the following:
- the LOC107911604 gene encoding cyclin-U2-1, which produces MAASSLVISPRKLRSDLYCYSYQRDANTPLVISVLASLIERTMARNERIAKNCKWALTRKDFRSRVFDCHETPDMTIQSYLERIFRYTKAGPSVYVVAYVYIDRFCQANPGFRINARNVHRLLITTIMVASKYVEDMNYRNSYFARVGGLTTNELNNLELEFLFLMGFKLHVNVSVFESYCSHLEREVSIGGGYHIEKTLRCAEEIKSRQIEERRYNQIARIML; this is translated from the exons atggctGCATCTTCCCTTGTAATCTCCCCAAGAAAGCTTCGATCCGATCTCTACTGTTATTCCTATCAACGTGATGCAAACACCCCACTGGTTATATCAGTTCTTGCTTCTCTTATCGAGAGAACAATGGCAAGGAATGAAAGGATTGCCAAGAACTGTAAATGGGCATTGACGAGAAAAGATTTCAGGAGCAGGGTTTTCGATTGCCACGAGACACCCGACATGACGATTCAATCTTACCTAGAGAGAATTTTCCGATACACCAAAGCCGGTCCCTCGGTTTATGTGGTTGCTTATGTGTATATCGATCGGTTTTGCCAGGCAAATCCTGGGTTTCGGATCAATGCAAGAAACGTACACAGGCTTCTCATCACAACGATCATGGTGGCTTCCAAATATGTTGAAGACAT GAATTACAGAAACTCTTACTTTGCACGAGTTGGGGGATTGACTACAAACGAGTTGAATAATTTGGAGCTTGAATTTTTGTTCTTGATGGGTTTCAAGTTGCATGTAAATGTGAGTGTGTTCGAGAGCTATTGCAGTCACTTAGAGAGGGAAGTGAGCATTGGAGGAGGATACCACATCGAGAAGACTCTAAGATGCGCTGAAGAAATCAAATCAAGACAAATTGAAGAACGAAGATACAATCAGATTGCTCGCATTATGTTGTAA